A single region of the Phoenix dactylifera cultivar Barhee BC4 unplaced genomic scaffold, palm_55x_up_171113_PBpolish2nd_filt_p 000345F, whole genome shotgun sequence genome encodes:
- the LOC103698588 gene encoding uncharacterized protein At4g15970-like gives MECKGVKAILAIAAILFLLVGQSSLSKRSKCYDECYPKCRSQDNPVWLCKYKCTLDCLIPISAAKVDSGCSLACAKSSCGQHDIRPEGIDMAACLSQCSKSCTKLTGEHQDLLRVLRNATMNDKTVILTALNEAWAKPNSVLDLFLESFHIGEQTEQLLNHLVIIAMDPKAFERCKSVHAHCYFLTTEAVDFTAEKRHSSQDYLRMKWRRLEFLRVILELGYNFLFTDMDVMWFRNPFSHFSSNADITFSTDGFNGNPSDVNNWPNNGFVYVRSCDQTIEFYKYWCFARSLYPGLSEQTVLNKIKYDNVARINQRIRFLDTAYFGGFCQPSKDFNKVCTMHANCCIDIDTKLHDLRILLADWKNYTSRTAEERKLGGFSWRIPDKCNMESLQRSTPEY, from the exons ATGGAGTGCAAGGGTGTGAAGGCGATCTTGGCAATAGCAGCCATTCTGTTCTTGCTTGTTGGGCAAAGCTCGTTATCAAAGCGTTCAAAATGCTATGATGAATGTTACCCCAAATGCAGGTCGCAGGATAATCCAGTTTGGTTGTGTAAATACAAGTGCACTCTTGATTGTCTCATTCCTATCTCTGCTGCGAAGGTTGACTCCGGGTGTAGCCTTGCGTGTGCCAAGTCCTCCTGTGGCCAACATGATATTCGTCCAG AGGGAATTGATATGGCGGCCTGCTTGTCTCAATGCTCAAAGAGCTGCACCAAA CTGACTGGAGAGCATCAAGATTTGCTTAGGGTGCTGAGAAATGCTACAATGAATGATAAGACGGTCATACTCACTGCACTTAATGAAGCATGGGCCAAACCAAATTCTGTCCTTGATCTTTTTCTCGAGAGTTTCCACATTGGTGAACAAACAGAGCAGCTTCTGAATCATTTGGTCATCATAGCCATGGATCCAAAGGCATTTGAACGATGCAAGTCTGTGCACGCTCATTGTTATTTTCTCACCACAGAAGCTGTGGATTTTACTGCTGAGAAGAGGCACTCGAGCCAAGACTACCTCAGAATGAAGTGGAGGCGGCTTGAATTCCTCCGAGTTATTCTGGAGCTGGGATACAATTTTCTTTTCACG GATATGGACGTTATGTGGTTCAGAAATCCTTTCTCACACTTCTCTAGCAATGCAGATATTACGTTTTCTACTGACGGTTTCAATGGGAATCCTTCGGATGTAAACAATTGGCCTAATAATGGATTCGTCTATGTGAGATCCTGTGACCAAACAATTGAATTTTACAAGTACTGGTGCTTTGCTAGGAGTCTGTATCCTGGTCTTAGTGAACAAACAGTACTAAACAaaatcaaatatgacaatgTCGCCCGCATCAATCAACGGATTCGATTTCTCGACACGGCTTATTTTGGTGGTTTTTGTCAACCTAGCAAAGACTTCAACAAGGTTTGCACGATGCATGCAAACTGTTGCATCGACATCGATACCAAGCTCCACGACCTCAGAATTCTTCTTGCAGATTGGAAAAACTACACATCTCGAACCGCAGAGGAGAGAAAACTGGGAGGATTCTCTTGGAGAATTCCAGATAAATGTAATATGGAGAGCCTTCAAAGATCTACACCAGAATACTAG